The Streptomyces pactum genome contains a region encoding:
- a CDS encoding alpha/beta hydrolase: MGAGTTVRWRRRVNRWRRGVLAALICGATVLPLSGAARPDIPAPEPAALAAPTADTLEEAYAANRANAAEASRMSSAHGDRHRAAADRSMADPARRLLAFDGRGAGLATEVFGDLAHADRVAVLVPGSDTSLDTYDRFRAAALALHRQLAAQAPEGDGTAVVAWLGYETPGTVSTTVVTTDRADRAAPKLRALVDTLRGVTAPGTRLALLCHSYGSVVCARAAGGLDVADIALVGSPGTGADTAADLRTGARIWAARGTDDWVEHVPHLSADLFGTTVGFGTDPVSPDFGARVFAAGDGGHSDYFDTGSVSLTNLARIVLGETTEVTHD; this comes from the coding sequence ATGGGCGCCGGGACGACGGTACGTTGGCGGCGGCGCGTGAACAGGTGGCGTCGCGGTGTCCTCGCCGCGCTCATCTGTGGCGCCACGGTCCTCCCCCTCTCCGGCGCCGCGCGCCCCGACATCCCCGCTCCGGAGCCCGCCGCGCTCGCCGCCCCGACGGCGGACACGCTGGAGGAGGCGTACGCCGCCAACCGGGCCAACGCCGCCGAGGCGTCCCGGATGTCGAGCGCTCACGGTGACCGGCACCGCGCGGCGGCGGACCGCTCGATGGCCGACCCGGCCCGACGTCTGCTCGCCTTCGACGGCCGGGGAGCCGGACTGGCCACGGAGGTCTTCGGCGACCTGGCCCACGCGGACCGCGTCGCCGTCCTGGTCCCGGGCTCCGACACGAGCCTCGACACCTACGACCGCTTCCGTGCGGCGGCCCTCGCCCTGCACCGGCAGCTCGCCGCCCAGGCTCCCGAGGGCGACGGCACCGCGGTCGTGGCCTGGCTGGGTTACGAGACGCCGGGCACCGTCAGCACCACCGTCGTCACGACCGACCGCGCCGACCGGGCCGCCCCGAAGCTGCGCGCCCTCGTCGACACCCTGCGCGGGGTCACCGCCCCCGGCACCCGCCTCGCCCTCCTCTGCCACTCCTACGGCTCGGTGGTCTGCGCCCGCGCCGCCGGCGGCCTGGACGTCGCCGACATCGCCCTGGTCGGCAGCCCGGGCACCGGCGCCGACACCGCCGCGGACCTGCGTACCGGCGCCCGGATCTGGGCGGCACGGGGCACCGACGACTGGGTGGAGCACGTTCCGCACCTCAGCGCCGACCTCTTCGGCACCACCGTCGGCTTCGGCACCGACCCGGTCTCCCCGGACTTCGGCGCCCGGGTCTTCGCGGCCGGCGACGGCGGCCACAGCGACTACTTCGACACCGGCTCCGTCTCCCTGACGAACCTGGCCCGGATCGTCCTGGGCGAGACCACGGAGGTGACCCATGACTGA
- a CDS encoding alpha/beta hydrolase yields MPDAAAEPGTAAARDAARDAAEAAEEKSAFSHPAVDPDSTAVYGGHPDQVIDFYAPRGVRGVGGAGGAGGLGGAAPVVVVLHGGSWRAPYDRRHVSPFAGFLTRRGLAVASVEYRRGTEGGDGLVAGRWPDTFDDVAAALDALPALIRQYLPQADARRVVLTGHSAGGHLALWAAARHLLPADAPWRTDRPAPLRGVVALAPIADFEVADKLEVCGGAARQLLGGAELFAERRPYADPALLLPTGIATTLVQGRADVDVPQAVAEAYADAAAKAGEVVGVTLLEDVGHYPLIDPAADACAVVAEEIAQLAW; encoded by the coding sequence ATGCCGGACGCCGCCGCAGAACCGGGCACCGCTGCCGCCAGGGACGCCGCGAGGGATGCCGCGGAGGCCGCCGAGGAGAAGTCGGCCTTCTCGCACCCGGCGGTCGACCCCGACAGCACCGCCGTGTACGGCGGGCATCCGGACCAGGTGATCGACTTCTATGCCCCGCGTGGCGTGCGGGGTGTGGGCGGCGCCGGTGGTGCGGGGGGATTGGGCGGTGCCGCTCCCGTCGTGGTGGTCCTGCACGGAGGTTCGTGGCGGGCGCCGTACGACCGCCGCCATGTCAGCCCGTTCGCCGGCTTCCTGACCCGCCGTGGCCTCGCCGTCGCCAGCGTGGAGTACCGGCGCGGCACGGAGGGCGGGGACGGTCTCGTCGCGGGGCGCTGGCCCGACACCTTCGACGACGTCGCCGCCGCGCTGGACGCGCTGCCCGCGCTGATACGGCAGTACCTCCCGCAGGCCGACGCGCGCCGGGTCGTGCTCACCGGCCACTCCGCCGGGGGCCACCTCGCCCTGTGGGCGGCCGCCCGGCACCTGCTCCCCGCCGACGCTCCCTGGCGCACCGACCGCCCGGCGCCCCTGCGCGGTGTGGTCGCCCTGGCGCCGATCGCCGACTTCGAGGTCGCCGACAAGCTCGAGGTGTGCGGCGGTGCGGCCCGGCAACTGCTGGGAGGCGCTGAGCTGTTCGCCGAACGCCGGCCCTACGCCGACCCGGCCCTGCTGCTGCCCACCGGCATCGCGACGACCCTCGTACAGGGCCGCGCCGACGTGGACGTTCCGCAGGCGGTCGCCGAGGCGTATGCCGACGCGGCGGCGAAGGCGGGGGAGGTGGTGGGCGTGACGCTGCTGGAGGACGTCGGCCACTATCCGCTGATCGACCCGGCGGCGGACGCGTGCGCGGTGGTGGCGGAGGAGATCGCGCAACTGGCTTGGTGA
- the kynU gene encoding kynureninase, translating into MSELKSAAGELDAADELAALRERFVLDDVVYLDGNSLGALPAGVPARVADVVGRQWGELRIRSWEESGWWSAPERIGDRIAPLVGAAAGQIVVGDSTSVNVFKALVAAVRMAGEGRDEILVDATTFPTDGYIAESAARMTGCALRPVAPSEVPSALGDRTAAVLLNHVDYRTGRLHDLPALTAAVHAAGAYVVWDLCHSAGALPVGLDEHGVDLAVGCTYKYLNGGPGSPAYLYVRRDLQNRFDSPLPGWNSHAEPFGMRPAYAPASGAVRGRVGTPDILSMLALEAALDVWEGVPVEAVRAKSLALTDFFLRCVGEYVPDGRVELLTPAAHAERGSQVALRCDDAGDVMKRLIERGVVGDFRAPDVLRFGFTPLYVGFADVERAARVLAEAVV; encoded by the coding sequence ATGTCTGAGCTGAAGAGTGCGGCCGGGGAACTGGACGCCGCCGACGAGCTGGCGGCACTGCGCGAGCGGTTCGTCCTGGACGACGTCGTCTATCTGGACGGCAACTCGCTCGGCGCCCTCCCGGCCGGTGTCCCCGCGCGCGTGGCGGACGTCGTGGGCCGCCAGTGGGGTGAGCTGCGCATCCGGTCGTGGGAGGAGAGCGGCTGGTGGAGCGCGCCCGAGCGGATCGGTGACCGGATCGCCCCGCTGGTCGGGGCGGCGGCCGGGCAGATCGTCGTGGGCGACTCGACGAGCGTGAACGTGTTCAAGGCGCTCGTGGCCGCGGTGCGGATGGCGGGGGAGGGGCGGGACGAGATCCTCGTCGACGCCACCACCTTCCCCACGGACGGGTACATCGCCGAGTCGGCGGCCCGGATGACGGGCTGCGCCCTGCGCCCGGTCGCCCCGTCCGAGGTGCCGTCGGCGCTCGGTGACCGTACCGCCGCCGTCCTGCTCAACCACGTCGACTACCGCACGGGCCGGCTGCACGACCTGCCCGCGCTCACGGCCGCGGTGCACGCGGCGGGGGCGTACGTCGTGTGGGACCTGTGCCACAGCGCGGGCGCGCTGCCGGTCGGCCTCGACGAGCACGGCGTCGACCTGGCGGTCGGCTGCACCTACAAGTACCTCAACGGCGGACCCGGTTCGCCCGCGTACCTGTACGTGCGCCGCGACCTCCAAAACCGTTTCGACTCCCCGCTGCCGGGCTGGAACTCGCACGCCGAGCCCTTCGGCATGCGGCCCGCCTACGCCCCGGCGTCCGGTGCGGTGCGCGGCCGGGTCGGTACGCCGGACATCCTCTCCATGCTCGCCCTGGAGGCGGCGCTGGACGTGTGGGAGGGGGTGCCGGTGGAAGCGGTGCGGGCCAAGTCCCTGGCGCTGACCGATTTCTTCCTGCGCTGCGTCGGGGAGTACGTCCCGGACGGGCGGGTGGAGTTGCTGACTCCGGCGGCGCACGCGGAGCGGGGCAGCCAGGTCGCGCTGCGCTGTGACGACGCCGGGGATGTGATGAAGCGGCTGATCGAGCGCGGGGTGGTCGGTGACTTCCGGGCGCCGGACGTCCTGCGCTTCGGCTTCACCCCGCTGTACGTCGGCTTCGCGGACGTGGAGCGGGCGGCGCGGGTGCTGGCGGAGGCGGTGGTGTGA
- a CDS encoding tryptophan 2,3-dioxygenase family protein: MSHDAPNLDFEGSTPYEDYVKADVLTHLQHTLSDDPGEMVFLVTTQVMELWFTVIVHEWETASRALREDRVQVATDALKRSVRELEALNASWTPLGQLTPAQFNSYRSALGEGSGFQSAMYRRLEFLLGDKSASMLVPHRGAPRVHAELEKALHEPSLYDEVVRLLARRGHGIPDAVLRRDVTRRYEAAPEVEAAWTAVYSGDQNGELARLGEALTDVAELVWRWRNDHLVATRRAMGSKTGTGGSAGVAWLEKRARNNVFPELWTARSHV; encoded by the coding sequence ATGTCCCACGACGCCCCGAATCTCGACTTCGAGGGCAGCACGCCGTACGAGGACTATGTCAAGGCGGACGTGCTCACCCATCTCCAGCACACCCTCTCCGACGATCCCGGAGAGATGGTCTTCCTGGTCACGACCCAGGTCATGGAGCTGTGGTTCACCGTCATCGTCCACGAGTGGGAGACCGCGTCCCGCGCCCTGCGCGAGGACCGGGTCCAGGTGGCGACCGACGCGCTCAAGCGCTCGGTGCGGGAGCTGGAGGCGCTGAACGCCTCCTGGACGCCGCTGGGGCAGCTCACCCCGGCCCAGTTCAATTCGTACCGCAGTGCCCTCGGCGAGGGCTCCGGCTTCCAGTCGGCGATGTACCGCCGCCTGGAGTTCCTGCTCGGCGACAAGTCCGCGTCCATGCTCGTTCCGCACCGCGGCGCCCCGCGCGTCCACGCGGAGCTGGAGAAGGCGCTGCACGAGCCGAGCCTGTACGACGAGGTGGTCCGGCTGCTCGCCCGGCGCGGCCACGGCATCCCGGACGCCGTGCTCCGGCGCGACGTCACCCGGAGGTACGAGGCGGCGCCCGAGGTGGAGGCCGCCTGGACGGCCGTCTACTCCGGTGACCAGAACGGCGAGCTGGCCCGCCTCGGCGAGGCGCTCACCGACGTCGCCGAGCTGGTCTGGCGCTGGCGCAACGACCACCTGGTCGCCACCCGCCGCGCGATGGGCTCCAAGACCGGCACGGGCGGCTCCGCCGGGGTGGCCTGGCTGGAGAAGCGGGCCCGGAACAACGTGTTCCCCGAGCTGTGGACGGCGCGGTCGCATGTCTGA
- a CDS encoding DUF3151 domain-containing protein yields MAIHENLLGGPPPTHLPDDPGPRELLASGATAADVAAKYPTSSLAWARLADEAFERGGTVESYAYARTGYHRGLDSLRRSGWKGHGPVPWEHEPNRGFLRALHALARAAQAIGEKEEYERCSQFLRDSSPTAAEVLG; encoded by the coding sequence ATGGCCATTCACGAGAACCTCCTCGGGGGACCGCCCCCGACCCACCTCCCCGACGACCCCGGGCCGCGCGAGCTGCTGGCGAGCGGGGCGACCGCCGCGGACGTCGCCGCGAAGTACCCGACGTCCTCGCTGGCCTGGGCCCGGCTGGCCGACGAGGCCTTCGAGCGGGGCGGCACCGTCGAGTCGTACGCGTACGCCCGTACGGGCTACCACCGCGGCCTGGACTCCCTGCGCCGCAGCGGCTGGAAGGGGCACGGCCCGGTGCCCTGGGAGCACGAGCCGAACCGCGGCTTCCTGCGCGCCCTGCACGCCCTCGCCCGCGCCGCCCAGGCGATCGGCGAGAAGGAGGAGTACGAGCGCTGCAGCCAGTTCCTGAGGGACTCCTCGCCGACGGCGGCCGAGGTACTCGGCTGA
- the fbaA gene encoding class II fructose-bisphosphate aldolase — protein sequence MPIATPEVYNEMLDRAKAGKFAYPAINVTSSQTLHAALRGFAEAESDGIIQMSTGGAEFLGGQHNKDMVTGAVALAEFAHIVAEKYDVTVALHTDHCPKDKLDAYVRPLLAVSEERVKAGRNPLFQSHMWDGSAETLADNLSIATELLERARAAKIILEVEITPTGGEEDGVSHEINDSLYTTVDDAVRTVEALGLGEKGRYLLAASFGNVHGVYKPGNVVLRPELLKELNEGVAAKYGQPAGSKPFNFVFHGGSGSSAEEIATALENGVVKMNIDTDTQYAFTRPVADHMFSNYDGVLKVDGEVGNKKTYDPRTWGKLAEAGMAARVVEACGHLRSAGQKIK from the coding sequence ATGCCCATCGCAACTCCCGAGGTCTACAACGAGATGCTGGACCGGGCGAAGGCAGGAAAGTTCGCCTACCCGGCCATCAACGTGACCTCTTCCCAGACGCTGCACGCGGCCCTGCGCGGTTTCGCGGAGGCGGAGAGCGACGGCATCATCCAGATGTCCACCGGCGGCGCCGAGTTCCTGGGCGGCCAGCACAACAAGGACATGGTGACCGGCGCCGTCGCCCTCGCCGAGTTCGCGCACATCGTGGCCGAGAAGTACGACGTCACCGTCGCCCTGCACACGGACCACTGCCCGAAGGACAAGCTCGACGCGTACGTGCGTCCGCTGCTGGCGGTCTCCGAGGAGCGCGTCAAGGCCGGCCGCAACCCGCTGTTCCAGTCCCACATGTGGGACGGCTCCGCGGAGACGCTCGCCGACAACCTCTCCATCGCCACGGAGCTGCTGGAGCGCGCCCGCGCCGCGAAGATCATCCTCGAGGTCGAGATCACCCCGACCGGCGGCGAGGAGGACGGTGTCTCCCACGAGATCAACGACTCCCTCTACACCACGGTCGACGACGCGGTCCGCACCGTCGAGGCGCTGGGCCTGGGCGAGAAGGGCCGCTACCTGCTCGCCGCGTCCTTCGGCAACGTGCACGGCGTGTACAAGCCGGGCAACGTCGTGCTCCGCCCCGAGCTGCTCAAGGAGCTGAACGAGGGCGTCGCCGCCAAGTACGGTCAGCCGGCCGGCAGCAAGCCGTTCAACTTCGTCTTCCACGGCGGCTCCGGCTCCTCCGCCGAGGAGATCGCGACCGCGCTGGAGAACGGCGTGGTCAAGATGAACATCGACACCGACACCCAGTACGCCTTCACGCGTCCGGTCGCCGACCACATGTTCAGCAACTACGACGGCGTCCTGAAGGTCGACGGCGAGGTCGGCAACAAGAAGACCTACGACCCGCGCACCTGGGGCAAGCTGGCCGAGGCCGGCATGGCCGCGCGCGTCGTCGAGGCCTGCGGTCACCTGCGTTCGGCGGGCCAGAAGATCAAGTAA
- the pyrE gene encoding orotate phosphoribosyltransferase — MTDVRGALLQQIKDKAVVHGKVTLSSGLEADYYVDLRRVTLDGEAAPLVGQVLLDLTADLDFDAVGGLTMGADPVAASMLHAAAARGRRLDAFVVRKAAKAHGLQRRVEGPDIRGRRVLVVEDTSTTGGSPLTAVEAVREAGAEVVAVATIVDRATGAAEKIQDGAGVPYRYAYDKDELGLD, encoded by the coding sequence ATGACGGACGTACGCGGCGCGCTGCTGCAGCAGATCAAGGACAAGGCCGTGGTGCACGGCAAGGTGACCCTCTCCTCGGGTCTCGAGGCCGACTACTACGTCGACCTGCGCCGCGTCACCCTGGACGGCGAGGCCGCGCCGCTGGTCGGGCAGGTGCTGCTGGACCTGACGGCCGACCTGGACTTCGACGCGGTGGGCGGGCTGACCATGGGCGCCGACCCGGTCGCCGCGAGCATGCTGCACGCCGCCGCCGCGCGCGGGAGGCGGCTGGACGCCTTCGTCGTCCGCAAGGCCGCCAAGGCGCACGGGCTGCAGCGCCGCGTCGAGGGCCCGGACATCAGGGGCCGCCGCGTCCTGGTCGTCGAGGACACCTCGACCACCGGCGGCTCCCCGCTCACCGCCGTCGAGGCCGTGCGCGAGGCCGGTGCCGAGGTCGTGGCCGTCGCGACGATCGTAGACCGGGCGACGGGCGCCGCCGAGAAGATCCAGGACGGCGCCGGGGTGCCGTACCGGTACGCGTACGACAAGGACGAGCTGGGCCTGGACTGA